The genomic segment GTTTGACCAGCCATCTCGGAGCAGAAAATAAACCGTGGCATCAAATGCGATAGACAGGAAACTACTGTCCCATGAATTCAGATGGGCCTAGTTCACGAGCAACGATCAAACCGGAGATTCAGTTGCAACGATCAGCTATCAGTTGCCAGGTGAGATCAGATGGGCCGAATTCAGCAGCGACTATCAAACCGCAGCATCATTTGCGGCGATCAGCTAACAGTTGCCACGTGAGATCAGATGGGCCGAAATCAGATGCCTTGAACTGAAAAGGGCGATGGCCAACTGAGAAAGAGATGAGTCATTTAGCAGTCCATCTACCCGCGCGAACGGCGGACATAACCGAGTGACGGCGGATGACTAACCACTTCAAAAACCCCGACTCCGTCACTTCGGTTCATGTCATGGTTCGCGTGGTACACACGACCACGGTCGGCATTACCTCGCTGACGACAAGTCTACCCGATCGGAATCGGGGAGGGGAACGAGCATAGATATATCGGCCGGCGCATAGGGCGTTTCATCGGCTATCTCGGAGCAACATCCAGACCGTGAAATCAAATGCGAAAAACAGGAAACTGCTGTCCCTTGAATTCGGATGGGTGTAGTTCAAGCAACATGATCAAACCGTGAATGCAGTTGCGATCAAAAGGAAACTGATGTCCGTTGAAGTCCGATGGGCGAAATCCGGGCACAACTATCAAACCGCAACTTCAGTTGCGTCGATCAGCTAGCACTTGTCACGTGAAATCAGATGGGCCGGATCCAAACACTTTGTAGTACAAAGGGCGATGACCAACTGAGAAAGAGATGAATCATTCAGTGGTTCATCTACCCGCGCGAACGTCACCAATCACCCGGTCGCGACGAGAGATTTTCCATTGCCAAAACGCCCGACTTCGCGACTCGGGTGCATTGGATTGTTATCCGCCTATTTCAGAGCCCACAAAGCGACTCATATGGGTCGATGATATCGTCGCCGCAGACCGGACAACAGAAGTCATCAACGACTGTCCAAAGTAAACCGACGACTTCGGGATGCCCATCAAATGCCGCGATCATCCACAGATACCGCATCGAGTCGACACGCGATTTCCGCGATTCAGTGATCATTTCAGCAAGCAGTTGTTTGCCATCTGCGATCGCTTCGATAAACGGCTTGCGAAGTTCTCCGGGTATTCGGTTCGTGAGCTTGTTGTCGTCGTAGGAGCAGGTGAGGATTCCAGCCGCGAGATCCAATGTGGATGTTCCTTGTTTGACGCTAAGGCTTCGTGCCGCCGAGACCAAATGTGGGAACGCCGCGAAACTTGCGGAATATGTTGAGCACTGGTGGCAGAGCGAACTCCACAGTTTTTCCCAGTATGACTTCGTCAAGCCTTTCTTCGTATGAAGTTGGTTGAGCAACCTTGGCGTGTCTACGGCATTTCCGTAGGCGTGTTCTAATTCCGACCAGCGTGGATCATCTAATTCGAGCATTGAGTCTCTGCTTGGCGGATAACGGTAGCCCTCACCGAGGTCGGGCGGAAGACTTCCCACTTCAATAAAACACGACTCCCGACCTTCGCGTGCACGGCATGGTTCGCGAGGTACGCACGACCACAGTCCGCACTACATCGCTGTCGACAAGTCTAACCAATTGGAATCGCGAAGGGGAACGAGCATCGATATTTCAGCCGGCGGGTAGGGCGTTTGAACAGCAATCGCGGACCAGAAATCGAACCGTGGCATCAAATGCGATAGACAGGAAACTGCTGTCCCATGAATTCAGTTGGGAGTTGTACAAGCAACACAATCCAACCGTGAATTCAGTTGCGATCAACAGGAAACTGACGTCTCTTGACATCAGGTGGGCCGGTTCCAGCCACGACTATCAAACCGCAATTTCAATTGCAACGATCAGCTAACAGTTGGCAAGTGAAATCAGATGGGCCGGATTCAACCCTTTGTAGTGCAAAGGGCGATGGCCATCCGGGAAACAGATGAGTCATTCAGCGCTTCATCTACCCGCGCGAACGGTACGGATCACGTGGTCGCCGCGAACGATCAACCACTTCAAAAACCTCAACTCGGCGACTCACGTGCATCCGATGGTTCCCCGATTCCATCTGGTCATCTGAGTCGCGGATGTTTGATGTGCGGATGCGGAACCAAACGTCGCAGATCGTTCAAGAATCGTTTAGCGGGCGCGTTGTCGTCGAAACCATACAGTATTGCGGATGGTTTTCCAGAGTCTGGGTCGATCGCTGGGAGGTAGAAGTTATGACACTTCCAACATACAGAAACGTTGAAGATCAAATCGTCGCCACGATAGAAGCGAATTCCGTATGTCGGCACGTGGCAGAACGCACCATTTGGCTGAAACTCGAGAGCTCGCCAGTCAGCGGCGATACGTTTCGCGTCCTTCGCGCCGAACACCTTAGACGAAAGGGACCGGACAGAAATCTCGGACGACGGAATGACGAGCGAGCCATTTTCGGTTTTCGGCGAAGCCGGACGGATGAGAAACGTTTCGGATTGCAACGCGGGTTCAGGGTCCTCGTCGTCATCCAAGACAGGTAGCGCAAGCACCTCGATACGATCGACAACGGGAAGATCTGTCGTGTGAGCAGCTTGCACGAGGTTGGCGAGCGTTTGGTAGCGTGGAGTCGCCGGGATCTCGTCTCCGGTGCACGGACGAATGAAGACGGTAGCGGCAATGACGCAGGTTCGAAGTATCAGCATCGTCATTCAGTCGGGGAACGACGGCGGTAACGGGGCCGCCGCCAAGTAACTATGATTTCGAAACCCGCGTCATCGGCGGCTCCCGTTCACCGCTTGGTTACGCCTCTTCTGCGTCCATGCTATTGAGCTCGGCAAAGACGCGTTCAAGTTCCTTGGCAAACTTGGTGTGCTTTGGGATTCGGCGATTCTTGAGGAATGCTCTGAATTCCGCAGCGGGGCGATTGGCAAGAAAGTTGTGATAAATGGTGTATTTGACGCCAAATCCGACTGCCAACCCAATTGTTTCCGATTCGCCATCTAGGCCTTGTTCTTCACCGTCAGGGTATTCTTGCTCTTCTTTGGATGCATCTTTGTCGCCAAGTAATTGGATGCCGAAGGCGACCAATTGATATCGGTGAAGGTTCAAGTAATGCGTGATCTCAGGGATCGTCATTCCTGACACGCTGACCTCGGCTTGCAGGTGGCTTGTCGTTGTTGATGCCAGATCTCGAATGATCTTCAATCGGCACTGCTCGGCAATCGAACACTCTACCGCCGCTAGTTCGTCGGACGTTAATAGCGCGACGATTTCCTGGTAACTCGTTGGAGTGATCGAGATGCCTTCCGATGTCTTCATGTGGCGATGCCAATTTAGTTTAGTCTTGAGGCGTAACGTCACGGATCACGCGGTCGGCGCGAGCGATCAACCACTTCAAAAGCCACGACTCGCCGACTCGTCGTGCATCCGATTGTTATCCCGAGTATTGGATTAAGGGCAGAACTTTCGACCTCGCTTATGTGCAATTCGTGCGCGGGTGCGTCGTGAACCGTACGACAGTGTAACCTCTGAGACGCCAGATTTGTACGTGTACCCAGACCATACAATTCCCCATGCGAATTTCCAATAATGTGGAATTGCGATAATTTCCTGAATCACGGTTAAATCTGGGCAAAAGGAATTTGATCTTTGGTCAACAGTTTTGCCGGGGCCAAGCAAATTGGTCAGGTACTGGTCGTGAAAACGCTTCGCATCGGCTGCGGAGTCCAGATTGAACGGACGAAGCTGAAACGTCGAACGCATGTGGAAAGTGCAGTTGAGAATTGCAGAGTCGTAGAAGAACGCCTTGCCGCCCCAGTTCTGGCCTAGGTCAAGAGTCACGTCGATAAAGGATGTGCACGATTGCGGCGACGACATCTCGCTCATTTCGGAAAGCACGGTAGATGAACAAAGCACAGCTGAGTGGTCAGAATACAGGGTTCCGTTGTCAGGATTAATTGTTAAATCATGCATCTCCTCGTGCGCACCAATGAAGTTTTGAGAGGGATAACGGCGGACATAACCGAGTGACGGCGGACGACTAAGCACTTCAGAAACCCCGACTCCGTCACTTCGGTTCATGTCATGGTTCGCGTGGTACACACGACCACAGTCTGCATCACATCGCTGCTGACAAGTCTACCCGATTCGAATCGCGAAGGGGAACGAGCATTGATATTTCAGCCGGCGGGTAAGACGCTTGAACAGCTATCGCGGACCAGAAATCAAACCGTGAATTCAATTGCGATCGCTAGGAAACTTTCGTCTCGTGAAGTCTCGTGGGCCGCGTTCACGAGCAACAATCAAAAAGCAAATTCAATTGCAGCGATCAGCTATCTGTTGACACTTGAACTCAGAAGGGCCGGATCCAAACGCTTTGTATTGCGAAGGGCGATGACCAACTGAGAACGAGATGAGTCACCCAGCGGTTCATCTACCCGCGCGAACGTTAACGATCACGTGGTCGCCGCGAACGACTCACCACTTCAAAAAACTAAACTCGGCGACTCACGTGCATCGTATGGTTCCCCGCCGCCCTGGATTTAGAATGGACGGCAGTTTGCTATCTGCATTGAGTGTGGACGAGTGAAAGGAATGTAAAATTAGAACAAAGCTGCGGGCGAAACGTCGGGCATAATTTCGGCGACAATCACCGAGATTTCAGCGTCCATTTTACGTTGCAGTTTCCACCTTCGGATCAGCCCGCTTGCATTCCATTCGTCGGCGTATTCAGCCTCAACAATTTGGCGTGCGTCGGATTCGACAGCGGAAAACAAACGATCGTATCCACCTGCAACGAAACAAGACTCACGTCCGGTATCAGGTGACGCTTGGTGTGCAGGTGTTACCTTGTGTTGTCGATCCATGTCGTGCTGTTAAAGTTCTATGTCAGTCGGGGAACGTCAGCAATCACCCAGTCGCGGTGTTTGATCTTCCACTTCATTTTCTTTGATTCCTCGACGTGGGTGCATTGTTTGGTTCGTCGGACTCTGTTTCTTGCAATCAACACTCGCCGACCAAAGAGGCAAGGGATCTGAGCTGCACGGTGTTATACTTGTGCCCTCCCGAAGAAGAACACCGTCAGGATCATAAAGATGAGGAATATCATAAAACCGTGGATCCAGCACGCCGCCTCCAATTGTGAACGGCGCTGAAAGAACGCCGGGACAGGGATGATGCCCAAAACTGCCGTGGTCAGTATCGGGTATTTCCAAATCAGTGTTGTCGCAGCGCAAACAACGCTGTGGTAATACGCGAACGCCACGGAGTTCATTCATGAAATCCGTATAACGTGCGTTGTATCGCTTCGATTCGGCAATAAGTTCACGCAGTTGAACTCTTTCCTCCTCGGACTTCGATGGATCAGCAATTTGGGATCTGTAAAACTCTTGCATTTCCAAGCTGAAATCACTGTCACTTTGGAGCCGGTCGAGCAGTTCAACAACCGTGATGGATTGGCATACTTTGCACCAAGTATGAACTTGGACCATCGGAAACTCCGCTCCCGATGGAAGCCGATAGAATCTTGGAATATAGGAGACTTCCTGACGAAAATCGCACCGCGAACAAGCATATCTCATTGTGCCCATATACAAACACTTATTCGGGGAACGGCGGACATAACCGAGTGACGGCGGATGACTAACCACTTCGAAAACCCCGACTCCGTCACTTCGGTTCATGTCATGGTTCGCGAGGTACCCACGACCACAGTCGGCACCACATCGCTGGTTACAAGTCTAACAAACTGGAATCGCCAAGGGGAACGAGCTTTGATATTTCGGCTGGCGCATAGTGGGTTTGAACCGCTATCTCGGAGTAGTAATCAAACCGTGACATCGAATGCGATAAACAGGAAACTGCTGACCCGTGAATTCAGATGGGTGTTATTCGATCGACACGATCAAACCGTGACGTCAAATGCGATTGACTGGAAACTGATGTCTCAAAAAATCAATTGGGCCAAATTCACGAGCAAATATAAAACGACAAACTCAGTTGCGGCGATCGGCTAATGGTTGCGAGGTGAAATCAGATGGGCCAGATTCGTCAGCATCGAAAACAGGCGTTGGTTATCGCAGGCACAACCATCCGCGCGAACGGTACGGATCACGTGGTCGCCGCGAACGACTCTCCACTTCAATAAACTCAACTCGGCGACTCACGTGCATCCGCTGGTTCTGCTTTTCTGGACGTGTAACGCAGCAAATTCAATCTACCACCTTCCCTTGGACTCAAGCAACAAGCGATAGCTCTCAAGCTCATGAATGATGAATGCAGCACATGCACGGTATCGATCATCGAAAACCGTAAGCCTCTTCTGGTCCTCATCCGGGGAAAAGTATCCAACCAAGTATTGGCCATTGTCGGTTGGTGAGAAATACCAAGTGGGCGACCATCGTTTGTCTTCTACCCACCGCAACCATCCATCAACCAGTTCGGGACGATAACGCAATTCGCGTTCCAGTTCGTTGACATCAAATGGGGAATGGTCGTGCAAACGAGCGGCAGCATCAAGGGCCGCTAAGTCGCGTTCCCCCGTCACGGCATAGCTTGCTCCGATTTCACAGCAGTTCGATGGTGTCATCCCGATCGAGGTTGAAGTGACTCCATAGCAGAACGGCGGACATAACCGAGTGACGGCGCATGACTAACCACTTCAAAAACCCCGACTCCGTCACTTCGGTTCATGTCATGGTTCGCGTGGTACACACGACCACAGTCGGCACTACATCGCTGGTGACAAGTCTACCCGATCGGAATGGCCAGGGGGAACGAGCATTGACATTTCGGCTGGCGCATAGGGCGTTTGAACTGCTATCTCGGCGCAACATCCAAACCATGACCTCAAATGCGATAAACAGGCAACTGCTGTCCCATGAATTCAGATGGGTGTCATTCAAGCGAGACGATCAAACCGTGAATTCAGTTGCGATCAAAAGGAAACTGATGTCCGTTGACGTCCGATGGGCTCAATCTCGGCACAACTATCAAACCGTGAGTTCAGCTGCAGCGATCATCTTACAGTTGCGACGCTAATTCACAGGGGCCGGAGTCAGCAGCAGTGGATTCGAGCCACAATCACCCACGCGAACGGCGGACATAACCGAGTGACGGCGGATGACACACCACTTCAGAAACCCCGACTCCGTCACTTCGGTTCATGTCATGGTTCGCGTGGTACACACGACCACAGTCTGCATCACATCGCTGGTGACAAGTCTACCCGATCGGAATGGCCAAGGGGAACGAGCATTGATATTTCAGCCGGCGGGTAGGGCGTTTGATCGGCTATCGCGGCGCAGAAATCAAACCGTGACATCGCATGCGATAAACAGGAAACTGCTGTCTCTTGAATTTCGAGGGGAGTTGTTCAAGCAAGACAATCAAACCGTGAATTCAATTGCGATCAATAGGAAACTGACGTCTCGCGAAATCAAAAGGGCCGAATTCACGAGCAACTATCAAACCACAAACTCAGTTGCGGCGATCGGCTAATGGTTGTCATTTGAGATCCGATGGGCCAGATCCGTCAGCATTGAAGACAGACGTTGGTTATCGCAGTCACAACCACCCGCGCGAACGGCACGCGTCACCCGGTACGCGCGAAAAATTCTCAATTTCAAAACCGCTCAGCTCGCGTACTCGGGTGCACGCGATGGTTCCCCGCATCATCCGGGCGGCCATTCGCCGTTATCTTTCATCCGTTGGATAGTTTGATTGATGTCTTCCATGAAGACAACGCCAACGATTCCTGATTCTGCTTTTGAAGATTCGGCAAGAAGGGGCGAAGGGATATATGAAGTGAGGTTGGCGACAGCGGCGTTTACGCTTCGATCCGCCAAACAAATGCTAACTTCGCGACTACGGTCATCGGCATGGAAGTAGATCGTCGCTTGTCCAGGATCATAGTCGTGCCGCTCAAGAATGTGCACCGCGAAACGCTCACGATACCACGTAATTAACGCGTCGAGTGTGGTATCGGCAGTAAAAATTAATCCCTCCGTATACGGTTGACGGCAGAACTCTTCTTCAAGTGAATGAGAGTCGTTCGTCGAAGGATGTAAAAAGTCGGCGAGCGTATCGAAGCGTGTTTCCATAACGGGATCAGGTGGGACGCTCGCCTTTGGAGAGCAGGAGCAAAGCAGGCAGAATACGAATGCTAGAGAGCAGAACCACGCCAGCTTGCGATTGTAGTTCGTGTCGAGCATGAAAGACGATTTGAGGACAAACTATCAGTCGGGGAACGGCGGACATAACCGAGTGACGGCGGACAACTAACCACTTCAGAAACCCCGACTCCGTCACTTCGGTTCATGTCATGGTTCGCGTGGTACCCACGACCACAGTCGGCACCACATCGCTGCCAACAAGTCTACCCGATCAGAATCGTGTAGGGGAACGAGCATAGATATATCGGCCGGCGGTTAGGACGTTTGATCTGCTATCTCGGAGCCGAAATCACACCGTGACATCAAATGCGATCAACAGGAAATTGTTGTCCCTTTGGATTAGATGGACAGTGATCCGCAACGATAATCAAACGGTGAATTCAATTGCGATCAATAGGAAACTGAAGTCTCGCGAAATCAAAAGGGCCGAATTCACGACCAACTATCAAACCACAAACTCAGTTGCGGCGATCGGCTAATGGTTGTCAGGTGAGATCAGATGGGCCAGATCCGTCCGCATCGAAAACAGGCGATGGTTATCGCAGGCACAACCATCCGCGCGAACGGCGGACATAACCGAGTGACGGCGGACGACTTACCACTTCAAAAAACCCGACTCCGTCACTTCGGTTCATGTCATGGTTCGCGAGGTACCCACGACCACCGTCGGCACTACATCGCTGGTGACAAGTCTACCCGATTCGAATCGCGAAGGAGAACGAGCATAGATTTTTCGGCTGGCGTATAGGACGTCTGACCAGCCATCTCGGAGCAGAAATCAAACCGTGGCATCGAATGCGATCAACAGGAGACTCACGTCTCGCGAAATCCATTGGGCCGCGATCACGTACAACTTTCAAACCGTTGTTTCAGTTGTGGCGATCATCAAACACTTGCCACGTGAAATCAGATGGGCCGGATTCAGCAGCATTGAAGACAGGCGTTGGCTATCAGTCACAACCACCCGCGCGAACGGTAGCCGTCACCGAGGTCGGGCGGTGGACTGACCACTTCAATAAAACACGACTCCCGACCTTCGCGTGCACGGCATGGTTCGCGTGGTACACACCACCACGGTCTGCGTTTCATCGCTGCTGACAAGTCTACCCGATCGGAATATTGAAGGGGAACGGGCATAGGTATATCGGCCGGCGGTTTGGACGTTTGATCCGCTATTTCAGAGCCAAAATAAAACCGAGACTTCAAATGCGATAAATAGGAAACTGCTGTCTCTCAAATTCAGATGGGCGTTGATCAAGCAACACAATCAAACGATGACTTCAGTTGCGATCAAAAGGAAACTGGTGTCTCGCGAAATCCATTGGGCCGCGTTCAGGCACGACTATCAAACCGTTAATTCAATTGCGGCTATTAGCTGGTAGTAGCCACATGAAATCAGATGGGCCAGATTCAGCGGCGTTGAAGACAGGCGATGGTTATCGCAGTCACAACCACCCGCGCGAACGGTAGCCGTCACCGAGGTCGCCGCGAACGACTCACCTCTTCAATAAACTCAACTCGGCGACTCACGTGCATCGTCTGGTTCTGCCTTCTCGATCGGCACTTGCACGGTCATCGACGCCCACTGTGCGAACGCAGTAGATACAGCATTGTAGACAGCGTCGTGGATTCCTTTCGGCCCGGAATCGATCGGATGGTACGCAAATTGGTCCACTCGGACGTTCCATTGCCGTAAATCGATGACGTAATCGCGGGCAAATCGGTCGATGGCAATACGTGCATATTCCTCCAGAAACGATGCGTCACCGTCGATTTGGTTTCCAGTGTTGCGTTCGATCAAGTCGACCACGATCGCACCATTCGATTCGAAAGCGCGTGAAATTTCCACAGTAGCACCATCGTATCGCTCAGCACCTGCGGCCTGTCTGATCAAGTATGCGGAACCGATTGCGTGCATGATTCAATGGCAGAACGGTAGCCGTCACCGAGGTCGGGCGGTGGACTGACCACTTCAATAAAATACGACTCCCGACCTTCGCGTGCACGGCATGGTTCGCGCGGTACACACGACCACAGCCAGCAGTGCATCGCTCTCGACAAGTCTACCCGATTGGAATCGCGAAAGGTAACAAGCATAGATTTTTCGGCTGGCGCATAGGGCGTCTGACCTGCCATCTCGGAGCAGAAATCAAACCGTGACATCAAGTGCGATCAACATGAAACTGCTGTCGCGCTAAATCCAGTGGGCCGCGATCAAGCACAACTATCAAACCGTTAATTCACTTGCGGCGATCATCAAACACTTGCCACGTGAAATCAGATGGGCCGGATCCAAATACTTTGAACTGCGAAGGGAGATGACAATCTGAGAGCGAGATGAATCATCAACCGGTTCACCTACCCGCGCGAACGGCGGACATAACAGAGTGACGGCGGACGACTAACCACTTCAAAAACCCCGACTCCGTCACTTCGGTTCATGTCATGGTTCGCGTGGTACACACGACCACAGTCTGCACCACATCGCTGATGACAAGTCTACCCGATCGGAATGGCCAAGGGAAACGAGCATTGATATTTCAGCCGGCGGGTAGGGCGTCTGACCTGCCATCTCGGAGCAGAAATCAAACGTTGACATCAAATGCGATAGACGGGCAACTGCTGTCCCGTGAATTCCGATGAGCGTTATTCGAGCGACACGATCAAACCGTGAATTCAATTGCGATCAATAGGAAACTGACGTCTCGCAAAATCCATTGGGCCGCGATCACGAGCAACGATCAAACCGCAACTTCGGTTGCGTCGATCAGCTAGCACTTGTCAGGTGAAATCAGATGGGCCGAAATCAGACGCCTGGAACTAAGAAGGGCGATGACCATGTTGATTAGAGTTGAGTCATCCTGCGGTCCATCTACCCGCGCGAACGTCCGCGATCACCGAGTCGCGGCGGTTGACGTTCCATTGCCAAAACGCTCGGCTCCGCGACTTCGGTGCATCGCATTGTTATCCCGCGTATTCGCGAAGTATTCCGAGTTCCGATAGACGTTCAGCGTATAGCAATCGGTCGGACGGTTCAAAGCAACAAAACACGATCGTTTTTGGATAGCTATGCTCCGCAAGCCAGTCTAGACATGTTCGGATCGCAATTTCACAAGCGGGTTGTTGAGGGAAACCGAAAGCTCCGGTGGATATGCACGGGAAGGCGATGGAATCGCAGTCCTGCTCGTCCGCAATTTGCAATGCTGCACGATAGGTTTCAGAAAGCATGTCGAATTCGCCGCGTGCGCCGTCACGAAATATGGGACCGACAGCGTGAATTACGAAGTTTGCCTTGAGGTTGAACCCAGGCGTAAGACGGGCGTTTCCAGACGGGCAGGGAGCCAGTTTCTGTGAGGCAGCAACGAGCTTGGGACCCGCGGCAGCATGGATAGCACCATCGACGCCGCCGCCACCGATCAGTAGTTCGTTTGCGGCATTTACGATGGCATCAACATCGAGTTTCGTAATGTCGCCCGAATGAAGTTCAATACCAGGCATCAATCTTGCTCAACGTGATAACGGCGGACATAACCGAGTGACGGCGGATGACGAACCACTTCGAAAACCCCGACTCCGTCACTTCGGTTCATGTCATGGTTCGCGTGGTACACACGACCACAGTCTGCATAACATCGCTGCTGACAAGTCTACCCGATTCGAATCGCGAAGGGGAACGAGCATTGATATTTCGGATGGCGCATAGGGCGTTTGAACTGCTATCTCGGAACAACATCCAAACCGCGACATCGAATGCGATAAACAGGAAACTGCTGTCCCTTGAATTCCGATGGGCGAAATCCGGGCACAACTATCAAACCGCAACTTCACTTGCGGCGTTCAGCTAACAGTTGCCACATGAAATCAGATGGGCCGGATCCAAAGGCTTTGCAGTGCAAGGGGCTATGACCACCTGAGAGAAAGTTGAGTCACCAGGCAGTTCATCTACCCGCGCGAACAATACGGATCACGTGGTCGCCGCGAACGATCAACCACTTCAAGAAACTCAACTCGGCGACTCACGTGCATCCGCTGGTTCCCCGCTGCCTCGGAAGCCCGTTGTGAATTAACGCAGCCTCTGGGCAAAATTTCCCCACTGCGTCAAGCACCGCGTGTCCGTCACCGAAGAAAGTGTCTTCGCATTCTATCAACTGTTGATCGCGAGTCTCTATAAAGATTCGATTTGAATCAAGGTTGTCCCGGAATTCGATTGAGACCACATCAGCTAGATTAAGTTTCGTCGAGCGTGGTGTAAGCCCTGTGCACCACCAATGAATGAAATCGGTGGTGATTGTAACTCCAGCGCAATCACCACGACGAACTCCCAGAAAACCGAGAGCCGCCACACCCCCAAAAAAGAGCGACAGAATAAGGACTTCCGGTTTTTGCATCGACGCGGCAACTAGCACGGCACCCAGGGCGATTACCAAAAGTCCCAGGTAAACCACGATGTATCGTGGAGAATCGAAGCGTCGAACAAACGTGAATTCGTTTTTCATTTCAGTCGGGGAACGGCGGACATAACCGAGTGACGGCGGACGACTAACCACTTCAAAAACCCCGACTCCGTCACTTCGGTTCATGTCATGGTTCGCGAGGTACCCACGACCACAGTCGGCACTACATCGCTGACGACAAGTCTACTCGATTCGAATCGCGAAGGGTAACGAGCATAGATTTTTCGGATGGCGCATAGGGCGTTTGAACTGCTATCTCGGAGCAGAAAACAAACCGTTGCATCGAATGCGATAAACAGGAAACTGCTGACCCGTGAATTCAGATGGGTGTTATTCGAGCGACACGATCAAACTGTGAATTCAATTGCGACCAATTGAAAACTGACGTCTCGCAACATCCATTGGGCCGCGATCACGAGTAACTATCAAACCGCAACTTCGGTTGAGTCGATCAGCTATCACTTGTCACGTGAAATCAAATGGGCCGAATCAAAACGCCATGTACGTCAAAGGGCGATGATCAAACGAGAAAGATGAGTCATCAAGTGGTTCATCTACCCGCGCGAACGGTAGAATTCACGGGGGCCGGGCGAACGACTCGCAAGCAGACCATTAAACACAACTCCCGGCCTCCCGTGCAATTCATGGTTCGCACTATTCCGGCATTGCCTCAATCTGCGCGACCGCATCAGCTGCTGGTCTCGCTACTTGGCGCACGTTATTTGATGCGAGTTTTTGGGCGAGCAACAAATAAGAGCGTTTGGGACGTTCTTGAATTGTCTCGGCAATCGCCTGAGGGACAAAAAAGTCATCGTGCTCGCAAATCTTTGAAAACAGCTCAGGATCGCGGTCATACTCCGCATACCGCAGGAGCA from the Stieleria sp. JC731 genome contains:
- a CDS encoding macro domain-containing protein: MPGIELHSGDITKLDVDAIVNAANELLIGGGGVDGAIHAAAGPKLVAASQKLAPCPSGNARLTPGFNLKANFVIHAVGPIFRDGARGEFDMLSETYRAALQIADEQDCDSIAFPCISTGAFGFPQQPACEIAIRTCLDWLAEHSYPKTIVFCCFEPSDRLLYAERLSELGILREYAG